A genome region from Solirubrobacter pauli includes the following:
- a CDS encoding nucleoside hydrolase, with protein sequence MRRVVLDMDVGIDDAIAILYLAARDDVELVALGAVHGNCTAPDAARNALTVFEAIGLDVPVALGATDPLERELEVASFVHGADGLGEAGLPAPSGSVTGEHAADQLIRLSHEHPGELDLLAVGPLTNLGVALQRDPDVLARYRSVVIMGGSGAYPPAGTLREVDANIDHDAAAAALVFAAPRRELVMVGVNVTTPAILDEDAIAALAASDTPAARLATAILPFYLGFYKHKWGRLICSMHDPLAAGILVDPTYATAWREGPVNVISDGYLARAWLMEREDGGPLGLPVTPAPPTRVVDAADSQRFQEELVRLLV encoded by the coding sequence ATGAGACGAGTCGTCCTCGACATGGACGTCGGCATCGACGACGCCATCGCGATCCTCTACCTCGCGGCGCGCGACGACGTCGAGCTCGTCGCGCTCGGCGCGGTGCACGGCAACTGCACGGCCCCCGACGCGGCGCGCAACGCGCTGACCGTGTTCGAGGCGATCGGCCTCGACGTGCCGGTCGCGCTCGGCGCCACCGACCCGCTCGAGCGCGAGCTCGAGGTCGCGTCGTTCGTGCACGGCGCCGACGGCCTGGGCGAGGCGGGGCTGCCCGCACCCTCCGGCTCGGTGACCGGCGAGCACGCCGCCGATCAGCTGATCCGGCTCTCGCACGAGCACCCCGGCGAGCTGGACCTGCTCGCCGTCGGCCCGCTGACCAACCTCGGCGTGGCGCTGCAGCGCGACCCCGACGTGCTCGCCCGGTACCGCAGCGTGGTGATCATGGGCGGGTCCGGCGCCTACCCGCCGGCCGGCACGCTGCGCGAGGTCGACGCCAACATCGACCACGACGCCGCCGCGGCCGCCCTCGTGTTCGCCGCCCCGCGCCGCGAGCTCGTGATGGTCGGCGTCAACGTCACCACGCCGGCGATCCTCGACGAGGACGCGATCGCCGCGCTCGCCGCCTCCGACACGCCCGCGGCCCGGCTCGCGACCGCGATCCTCCCCTTCTACCTGGGCTTCTACAAGCACAAGTGGGGACGGCTGATCTGCTCGATGCACGACCCGCTCGCCGCCGGCATCCTCGTCGACCCGACCTACGCCACCGCCTGGCGGGAGGGGCCGGTGAACGTGATCTCCGACGGCTATCTGGCCCGCGCGTGGCTGATGGAGCGCGAGGACGGCGGCCCGCTCGGGCTTCCCGTGACCCCCGCACCACCCACTCGGGTGGTTGACGCGGCGGACTCGCAGCGCTTCCAAGAAGAGCTCGTTCGACTTCTCGTATAA
- a CDS encoding methionine ABC transporter ATP-binding protein produces the protein MLEISGLRKTFPNGVVALDGVDLVVPKGEIVGVIGRSGTGKSTLIRCVNRLEEPTAGTIHLEGEEITRMRGPQLRAARRRIGMIFQQFNLLTSRTAAENVALPLEIAGVGRAERRRRALELLDLVGLGDRGASHPSQLSGGQKQRVGIARALASEPALLLSDEATSALDAETTNSVLDLLRTINAELGLTVLLITHEMDVVRAACDRVALLDAGKVVEHGPLGEVVARPESRLAQGLLPQFGRVEVADHEHARELVLFDDADERLAAEVAAGARIEARSTERIGDRRVTRALVVSPSEVTV, from the coding sequence ATGCTTGAGATCAGCGGCTTACGCAAGACCTTCCCGAACGGCGTCGTCGCGCTCGACGGCGTCGATCTCGTCGTGCCGAAGGGCGAGATCGTCGGCGTCATCGGTCGCAGCGGCACCGGCAAGAGCACGCTGATCCGCTGCGTCAACCGGCTCGAGGAGCCGACCGCCGGCACGATCCACCTCGAAGGCGAGGAGATCACCCGGATGCGCGGCCCGCAGCTGCGCGCCGCCCGCCGGCGGATCGGGATGATCTTCCAGCAGTTCAACCTGCTCACCTCGCGCACCGCGGCCGAGAACGTCGCGCTGCCGTTGGAGATCGCCGGCGTCGGTCGCGCCGAGCGCCGTCGCCGCGCGCTCGAGCTGCTCGACCTCGTCGGGCTCGGCGACCGGGGTGCGTCCCATCCGTCGCAGCTCTCGGGCGGGCAGAAGCAGCGCGTCGGCATCGCCCGCGCGCTCGCCTCCGAGCCCGCGCTGCTGCTCTCGGACGAGGCGACGTCCGCGCTGGACGCCGAGACCACGAACTCGGTGCTCGACCTGCTGCGCACGATCAACGCCGAGCTCGGGCTGACCGTGCTGCTGATCACGCACGAGATGGACGTCGTGCGCGCCGCGTGTGACAGGGTCGCGTTGCTGGATGCAGGGAAGGTCGTGGAGCACGGGCCGCTCGGCGAGGTCGTCGCGCGCCCCGAGTCGCGCCTCGCCCAGGGCCTGCTGCCGCAGTTCGGACGCGTTGAAGTCGCCGACCACGAGCACGCCCGCGAGCTCGTGCTGTTCGACGACGCCGACGAGCGCCTCGCCGCCGAGGTCGCAGCCGGCGCACGGATCGAAGCGCGCTCGACCGAGCGCATCGGCGACCGGCGCGTCACCCGCGCGCTGGTCGTGAGCCCCAGCGAGGTGACGGTATGA
- a CDS encoding methionine ABC transporter permease, with translation MNDGWSEWAPLLWTATRETLVMVGVAMLVTIPFGLLLGVLLLITGKGGILEQPIANKILGAVVNVGRSVPFIILLVAVIPLTRALVGTTIGTTAAIVPLALATIPFFARIVETALREVPGGLVEAATAAGARRREIVSKVLIPEALPSLVSGVTITTIGVIGYSAMAGAVGGGGLGDVAIRYGYQRYETEVTIATVVVLVVLVQLLQWAGDWFARRLSHA, from the coding sequence ATGAACGACGGCTGGAGCGAGTGGGCTCCCCTGCTCTGGACGGCGACGCGCGAGACGCTCGTGATGGTCGGCGTGGCGATGCTCGTCACGATCCCGTTCGGCCTGCTGCTCGGCGTCCTGCTGCTGATCACCGGCAAGGGCGGCATCCTCGAGCAGCCGATCGCGAACAAGATCCTGGGCGCGGTCGTCAACGTCGGGCGCTCGGTCCCGTTCATCATCCTGCTCGTCGCCGTGATCCCGCTCACGCGGGCGCTCGTCGGCACCACCATCGGCACCACCGCGGCCATCGTGCCGCTGGCGCTCGCGACGATCCCGTTCTTCGCGCGGATCGTCGAGACCGCACTCCGGGAAGTGCCGGGCGGTCTCGTCGAGGCCGCCACCGCGGCCGGCGCGCGGCGCCGCGAGATCGTCTCCAAGGTCCTGATCCCCGAGGCGCTCCCCAGCCTCGTGTCCGGGGTCACCATCACCACGATCGGCGTCATCGGCTACTCCGCGATGGCCGGCGCCGTCGGCGGCGGAGGCCTCGGCGACGTGGCCATCCGCTACGGCTACCAGCGCTACGAGACCGAGGTGACGATCGCCACCGTGGTCGTCCTCGTCGTGCTGGTGCAGCTCCTGCAATGGGCGGGCGACTGGTTCGCCCGCCGCCTCTCTCACGCGTAG
- a CDS encoding MetQ/NlpA family ABC transporter substrate-binding protein, with translation MRRIALALTAAALAVGVVACGDDEPAPASGASADTSKPLVVGASPVPHAEILDFIKDNLAEKAGLKLEVKEFTDYVLPNTALIDGQLDANYFQTPAYLADQEKARKFKAQSIVGVHIEPLGLYSKKVKDINAIPNGAQIAIPNDPTNEARALRLLAANQLITLDDNESTTATIRNITDNPKDIEFAEVEAAQTPRSLDDADLAVINGNYAIEAGLTPSEDALVLEQAEGNPNANLLVTLPDEANDPRVKKLAELLTSPEVKQFIDEKYKGAVLAAF, from the coding sequence ATGCGCCGCATCGCACTTGCCCTGACCGCCGCCGCCCTCGCCGTCGGTGTGGTCGCCTGCGGCGACGACGAGCCCGCTCCCGCGAGCGGCGCGTCCGCCGACACGTCCAAGCCGCTCGTCGTCGGCGCCTCCCCAGTCCCGCACGCCGAGATCCTCGACTTCATCAAGGACAACCTCGCCGAGAAGGCCGGCCTCAAGCTCGAGGTCAAGGAGTTCACGGACTACGTCCTGCCGAACACCGCGCTGATCGACGGCCAGCTCGACGCCAACTACTTCCAGACGCCGGCGTACCTCGCCGACCAGGAGAAGGCGCGCAAGTTCAAGGCGCAGTCGATCGTCGGCGTCCACATCGAGCCGCTCGGCCTGTACTCGAAGAAGGTCAAGGACATCAACGCGATCCCGAACGGCGCGCAGATCGCGATCCCGAACGATCCGACCAACGAGGCCCGCGCGCTGCGCCTGCTCGCGGCGAACCAGCTGATCACGCTGGACGACAACGAGTCGACGACGGCGACGATCCGCAACATCACGGACAACCCGAAGGACATCGAGTTCGCCGAGGTCGAGGCGGCCCAGACGCCGCGCTCGCTCGACGACGCCGACCTCGCCGTGATCAACGGCAACTACGCGATCGAGGCCGGCCTCACCCCGAGCGAGGACGCACTCGTGCTCGAGCAGGCCGAGGGCAACCCGAACGCCAACCTGCTCGTGACGCTGCCCGACGAGGCCAACGATCCGCGCGTGAAGAAGCTCGCCGAGCTGCTCACCTCGCCCGAGGTCAAGCAGTTCATCGACGAGAAGTACAAGGGCGCGGTGCTCGCCGCCTTCTAG
- a CDS encoding PucR family transcriptional regulator: MEVPLSVLADPQVGPAPAHVAALRQIHLGMIDAVLAGGGIAPVAALAADQLDGTVAIVLPAADIAAAAPDSERLPALERYVAERLKGGPVKVPAGVVAEVQVRSGDEPLGAVLLLGREHGGAHEVLELAALAALTAVTLRDQRVSQRRAAAALFDELDRLAGPEVLARAQRLGADLSQGVSALVARPPAGHTDRVLATIAQELPGALAAARGDFVEALAPGSPARLVRRLKATMPAGISPHEVDPSRFATALKIAALALELDGGDELLGGSWRLLLGTGATNPAALAALVDSTVGPAPEQHDTLRAYFAHGANMNATAEAVFAHRHTIGNRLDRVRLLTGHDPQTPAGQAQLTLGLQALDVQRAAERLARRR, translated from the coding sequence ATGGAGGTCCCTTTGTCCGTGCTCGCTGACCCCCAGGTGGGGCCGGCCCCCGCTCACGTAGCCGCGCTGCGTCAGATCCACCTCGGCATGATCGACGCGGTGCTCGCCGGTGGCGGCATCGCCCCGGTGGCGGCGCTGGCCGCCGACCAGCTCGACGGGACGGTCGCGATCGTCCTGCCGGCGGCGGACATCGCCGCCGCCGCACCCGACAGCGAGCGGCTGCCCGCGCTCGAGCGCTACGTCGCCGAGCGGCTCAAGGGCGGGCCGGTCAAGGTGCCCGCGGGCGTGGTCGCCGAGGTGCAGGTGCGCTCGGGTGACGAGCCGCTGGGCGCGGTCCTGCTGCTGGGCCGCGAGCACGGCGGCGCGCACGAGGTGCTCGAGCTGGCCGCGCTCGCGGCGCTGACCGCGGTGACGCTCCGCGACCAGCGCGTGTCCCAGCGACGGGCGGCGGCGGCGCTGTTCGACGAGCTGGACCGCCTCGCCGGTCCGGAGGTGCTCGCCCGCGCGCAGCGGCTCGGCGCCGACCTGTCCCAGGGCGTGAGCGCGTTGGTCGCGCGCCCGCCCGCCGGGCACACCGACCGCGTGCTGGCCACGATCGCGCAGGAGCTCCCCGGCGCGCTCGCCGCCGCACGCGGCGACTTCGTCGAGGCGCTCGCCCCCGGGTCGCCCGCCCGGCTCGTCCGGCGCCTGAAGGCGACGATGCCGGCGGGGATCTCGCCGCACGAGGTCGACCCCAGCCGGTTCGCGACCGCGTTGAAGATCGCCGCGCTCGCACTGGAGCTCGACGGCGGCGACGAGCTGCTCGGCGGCAGCTGGCGGCTGCTGCTCGGCACGGGCGCGACGAACCCCGCGGCGCTGGCGGCGCTCGTCGACTCGACCGTCGGCCCGGCACCCGAGCAGCACGACACGCTGCGGGCGTACTTCGCCCACGGCGCGAACATGAACGCGACGGCCGAGGCCGTGTTCGCCCACCGGCACACGATCGGCAACCGGCTGGACCGCGTCCGCCTGCTCACGGGCCACGACCCGCAGACGCCGGCCGGGCAGGCGCAGCTCACGCTGGGCCTGCAGGCGTTGGACGTGCAGCGCGCCGCCGAGCGACTCGCCCGGCGGCGCTAG
- a CDS encoding cupin domain-containing protein has protein sequence MRRAAFDPTAFRWDGVTARAYKDDPGTARGMAWQGLSRHTLVRSEEAGVSFEVRYFEIAPGGYSSLEKHEHVHVVFAARGAGQALIGDQVVDLNHLDLVETPPWAPHRWINPSDEPFGFICTVEGARDKPQPISDEEWSALLADPRTAPFAH, from the coding sequence GTGAGACGTGCAGCCTTCGACCCCACCGCCTTCCGCTGGGACGGCGTCACCGCCCGCGCCTACAAGGACGACCCGGGCACCGCCCGCGGCATGGCCTGGCAGGGCCTCTCCCGTCACACACTGGTGCGGTCGGAGGAGGCGGGCGTCAGCTTCGAGGTCCGCTACTTCGAGATCGCGCCCGGCGGCTACTCGAGCCTGGAGAAGCATGAGCACGTCCACGTCGTCTTCGCCGCCCGCGGCGCGGGCCAGGCCCTGATCGGCGACCAGGTCGTCGACCTCAACCACCTGGACCTCGTGGAGACCCCGCCGTGGGCCCCGCACCGCTGGATCAACCCGTCTGACGAGCCGTTCGGCTTCATCTGCACGGTCGAGGGCGCGCGCGACAAGCCGCAGCCCATCTCGGACGAGGAGTGGAGCGCCCTGCTCGCCGACCCGCGCACCGCGCCGTTCGCTCACTGA
- a CDS encoding zinc-dependent alcohol dehydrogenase — MKAALIYAPGDLRVEDVADPVAGPGEAVLRVGAAATCHTDVKSLLRGHPSLGPFPARLGHEFAGTIESVGTGVANVAVGDVVFSGNSAPCGECRPCRRGRESLCQDLLYVLGGFAEKVLLPERLVRTNLHRIPAGVPLALAPVAEPLACAVHALDVVEVPERVTILGGGSLGLMLSALVASAGGRPTVLDPHPERLELAKRFGAHRTVIATRGPEDVAAGGDADLVIEAVGRPEAWELAVAMAAPGGTVNLFGGCARDTTFTVGTARVHYEEVTLLGTYHHAPRYLARALDVLAADEYPWAELLGPEITLDQLPDALLGRLHGPQPAKYRVVV; from the coding sequence GTGAAGGCGGCGTTGATCTACGCGCCGGGCGACCTGCGCGTGGAGGACGTCGCCGATCCCGTCGCCGGCCCGGGCGAGGCCGTCCTGCGCGTCGGCGCGGCGGCGACCTGCCACACCGACGTCAAGTCGCTCCTGCGCGGCCACCCGTCGCTCGGCCCGTTCCCGGCTCGGCTGGGCCACGAGTTCGCGGGCACGATCGAGAGCGTGGGGACAGGTGTGGCGAACGTGGCGGTCGGCGACGTCGTCTTCAGCGGCAACTCCGCGCCGTGCGGGGAGTGCCGCCCGTGCCGGCGTGGGCGCGAGTCGCTCTGCCAGGACCTGCTGTACGTGCTCGGCGGCTTCGCCGAGAAGGTCCTGCTGCCCGAGCGGCTCGTGCGCACGAACCTGCACCGGATCCCCGCCGGCGTGCCGCTGGCGCTGGCACCGGTCGCAGAGCCGCTCGCCTGCGCCGTGCACGCGCTCGACGTGGTCGAAGTGCCGGAGCGGGTGACGATCCTCGGCGGCGGCTCGCTCGGGTTGATGCTCTCCGCGCTGGTCGCGAGCGCCGGTGGGCGGCCGACCGTGCTCGACCCGCATCCGGAGCGGCTCGAGCTGGCCAAGCGCTTCGGCGCGCACCGGACCGTGATCGCCACGCGCGGGCCTGAGGACGTCGCGGCGGGCGGCGACGCGGACCTCGTGATCGAAGCGGTCGGCCGGCCCGAGGCGTGGGAGCTCGCGGTCGCCATGGCCGCGCCCGGCGGCACCGTGAACCTGTTCGGCGGCTGCGCCCGCGACACGACCTTCACGGTCGGCACCGCGCGCGTGCACTACGAGGAGGTCACGCTCCTCGGCACCTACCACCACGCGCCGCGCTACCTGGCGCGCGCGCTCGACGTCCTCGCCGCGGACGAGTACCCGTGGGCGGAGCTCCTCGGCCCGGAGATCACGCTCGACCAGCTGCCCGACGCGCTGCTCGGCCGCCTGCACGGCCCGCAGCCGGCCAAGTACCGCGTCGTCGTCTAG
- a CDS encoding alcohol dehydrogenase catalytic domain-containing protein has protein sequence MRAAVYLGEGAVRIEEREVPRPGPGEVLVAMRACGICGSDLMQWYQDPRAPVVLGHEPVGVVLEAAGDELPQPGTRVFIHHHVPCGACEYCRRGHETLCDTFKATRIEPGGFSELILVPALNAALDLLTLPDHVSDEAATLIEPLACCVRGLDRARVDDTTRLLVIGGGQMGLLIAEAALARGAEVTVAEPREDRRALATSLGARGVEPTAEAVGSPTVVMLATGAAAAWALALASADRGGIIQLFAPSGPGERRDFGVDDLFFRELEIQASYSAGPRDTRAALALIADGHISADKLITHRFPLEETEAALAAARSKEGIKVVVTSA, from the coding sequence GTGAGGGCGGCGGTCTACCTCGGCGAGGGCGCCGTGCGGATCGAGGAGCGCGAGGTGCCGCGGCCCGGCCCGGGCGAGGTGCTGGTGGCGATGCGCGCGTGCGGCATCTGCGGCTCGGACCTCATGCAGTGGTACCAGGACCCGCGCGCGCCCGTGGTGCTCGGGCACGAGCCGGTCGGCGTGGTGCTGGAAGCGGCGGGCGACGAGCTTCCCCAGCCGGGCACGCGCGTGTTCATCCACCACCACGTGCCGTGCGGCGCCTGCGAGTACTGCCGGCGCGGGCACGAGACGCTGTGCGACACCTTCAAGGCGACGCGGATCGAGCCGGGTGGGTTCAGCGAGCTGATCCTGGTGCCGGCCTTGAACGCTGCGCTGGACCTGCTGACGCTGCCCGACCACGTGAGCGACGAGGCCGCGACGCTGATCGAGCCGCTCGCGTGCTGCGTGCGCGGGCTGGACCGCGCACGGGTCGACGACACCACGCGGCTGCTCGTGATCGGCGGCGGGCAGATGGGGCTGCTGATCGCCGAGGCGGCGCTGGCGCGTGGCGCCGAGGTGACGGTCGCCGAGCCGCGCGAGGACCGGCGGGCGCTGGCCACGTCGCTCGGCGCGCGGGGCGTCGAGCCGACCGCCGAGGCCGTCGGCTCGCCCACGGTCGTGATGCTGGCGACGGGCGCGGCCGCGGCGTGGGCGCTCGCGCTGGCGAGCGCCGACCGCGGCGGCATCATCCAGCTGTTCGCGCCGAGCGGGCCCGGCGAGCGGCGCGACTTCGGCGTCGACGACCTGTTCTTCCGCGAGCTGGAGATCCAGGCGTCCTACTCGGCCGGCCCGCGCGACACGCGCGCGGCGCTCGCGCTGATCGCCGACGGCCACATCTCCGCCGACAAGCTGATCACGCACCGGTTCCCGCTCGAGGAGACCGAGGCGGCGCTGGCCGCGGCGCGCAGCAAGGAGGGCATCAAGGTCGTGGTGACGTCGGCGTGA
- the mtnA gene encoding S-methyl-5-thioribose-1-phosphate isomerase: MRTAVGWTGDAIEIIDQTLLPAEERIIRLSTVDEVVDAIQRLAVRGAPAIGVTGALGVLLAGDDDAEAERIASARPTAVNLRWAVERVLAASDRKAEALAILEEDVAACRAIGSYGRAELPEASKILTVCNTGRLATAGWGTALGVVYAKQEAGEPVEVFACETRPLLQGARLTAWELDDAGIPVTVLPDGAAPALLAGGQIDAVIVGADRIAANGDTANKIGTYALAIAARHHGVPFYVAAPRSTLDPATPHGAVIEIEERDGSEIRSIAGLEESTRVWNPAFDVTPASLITGLITDAGVLRAPFGPAIEGVLS; the protein is encoded by the coding sequence GTGCGGACCGCGGTGGGCTGGACCGGGGACGCGATCGAGATCATCGACCAGACGTTGTTGCCGGCCGAGGAGCGGATCATCCGTCTCTCGACGGTGGACGAGGTGGTGGACGCGATCCAGCGGCTCGCCGTGCGCGGCGCGCCCGCGATCGGCGTGACGGGCGCGCTGGGCGTCCTGCTGGCGGGGGACGACGACGCCGAGGCGGAGCGGATCGCGTCGGCGCGGCCGACGGCCGTGAACCTGCGCTGGGCGGTCGAGCGCGTGCTCGCCGCCTCCGACCGCAAGGCGGAGGCGCTCGCGATCCTCGAGGAGGACGTGGCCGCGTGCCGCGCGATCGGCTCCTACGGTCGCGCCGAGCTGCCGGAGGCGTCCAAGATCCTCACGGTCTGCAACACGGGCCGGCTGGCGACCGCGGGCTGGGGGACGGCGCTCGGCGTCGTCTACGCCAAGCAGGAGGCGGGCGAGCCGGTCGAGGTGTTCGCGTGCGAGACGCGCCCGCTCCTGCAGGGCGCGCGGCTGACGGCGTGGGAGCTCGACGACGCCGGCATCCCCGTCACGGTGCTGCCGGACGGCGCGGCGCCCGCGCTGCTCGCGGGCGGCCAGATCGACGCCGTGATCGTCGGCGCGGATCGGATCGCCGCCAACGGCGACACGGCCAACAAGATCGGCACCTACGCGCTGGCCATCGCCGCCCGCCATCACGGCGTGCCGTTCTACGTGGCCGCGCCGCGCTCCACGCTCGACCCCGCGACGCCCCACGGCGCCGTGATCGAGATCGAGGAGCGCGACGGCAGCGAGATCCGCTCGATCGCCGGGCTCGAGGAGTCCACGCGCGTGTGGAACCCGGCCTTCGACGTGACGCCCGCCTCGCTCATCACCGGCCTGATCACGGACGCGGGCGTGCTGCGCGCGCCGTTCGGGCCGGCGATCGAAGGCGTGCTGTCGTGA
- the mtnK gene encoding S-methyl-5-thioribose kinase, with product MTEQYELLEPEKVAAYIDAHPDLAARVDTSTLDVTEVGDGNLNLVFVCQDGSGRGLVLKQALPYVRLVGPSWPFTPKRAVAEARAYEVHGRFAAEYLPAFYGFDAARYILAMEDLTDHRVWRGALTDGERHDGAAADIGRYVARVAFHTGVFGVEAKALKALVAGAISPELCEITEDLVLTEPFSGAERNWYQDELEDAARSLQTPELKAAAGELKYAFMTRAEALLHGDLHTGSVMVREGSTRAFDSEFAFYGPIAFDLALPWSNFVVTMARDAVLGRDEHGAWAATLFEELWDAFEAEFRSLWPNVVDPRVYNELFLERWLAQTQRDTAAFAATEAARRIVGLAHAPDLEALDPEPRAVAGRAVIETVKRLLLDRPETAAEVSAVAREEVARG from the coding sequence ATGACGGAGCAGTACGAGCTCCTGGAGCCCGAGAAGGTCGCGGCGTACATCGACGCGCACCCGGACCTCGCCGCGCGCGTCGACACGTCCACGCTCGACGTGACGGAGGTCGGCGACGGCAACCTGAACCTGGTGTTCGTCTGCCAGGACGGCTCCGGCCGCGGCCTCGTCCTCAAGCAGGCGCTGCCGTACGTGCGGCTGGTCGGCCCGTCGTGGCCGTTCACGCCCAAGCGCGCGGTCGCCGAGGCGCGCGCCTACGAGGTCCACGGCCGCTTCGCCGCCGAGTACCTGCCGGCCTTCTACGGCTTCGACGCGGCCCGCTACATCCTCGCGATGGAGGACCTGACCGACCACCGCGTGTGGCGCGGCGCGCTCACCGATGGCGAGCGCCACGACGGCGCGGCCGCGGACATCGGCCGCTACGTCGCGCGGGTCGCGTTCCACACCGGCGTGTTCGGCGTGGAGGCGAAGGCGCTCAAGGCGCTCGTGGCCGGCGCGATCTCACCCGAGCTGTGCGAGATCACCGAGGACCTGGTGCTCACGGAGCCGTTCAGCGGCGCCGAGCGCAACTGGTACCAGGACGAGCTCGAGGACGCCGCGCGGTCGCTGCAGACGCCGGAGCTCAAGGCGGCGGCGGGCGAGCTCAAGTACGCGTTCATGACCCGCGCCGAGGCGCTCCTGCACGGCGACCTGCACACGGGCAGCGTCATGGTGCGCGAGGGCTCCACGCGCGCGTTCGACTCCGAGTTCGCGTTCTACGGGCCGATCGCGTTCGACCTCGCGCTGCCGTGGTCGAACTTCGTGGTGACGATGGCGCGCGACGCGGTGCTCGGCCGTGACGAGCACGGCGCCTGGGCGGCGACGCTGTTCGAGGAGCTGTGGGACGCCTTCGAGGCGGAGTTCCGCTCGCTGTGGCCGAACGTCGTCGACCCGCGTGTCTACAACGAGCTGTTCCTCGAGCGCTGGCTCGCGCAGACGCAGCGCGACACCGCGGCGTTCGCGGCCACCGAGGCCGCGCGCCGGATCGTCGGGCTGGCGCACGCGCCGGACCTCGAGGCGTTGGATCCGGAGCCGCGGGCGGTCGCCGGCCGCGCCGTGATCGAGACGGTCAAGCGGCTCCTGCTGGATCGGCCGGAGACGGCCGCGGAAGTGAGCGCCGTAGCGCGCGAGGAGGTGGCACGAGGATGA
- a CDS encoding ABC transporter permease, giving the protein MSTTEQPAPIQVGASQGLERHILRYGLLALFAGVTLYFALSEPSFRSFNNIVSILQSVSTVGIIGLGVTVSMVVGGFDLSIGANAGFTVMLCAICLVMFAWPTVAVVPVALLGGLLIGALNGALIVRLKVPDLLATLGMLFVLQGVQLLPSQGQSISSGLVLDGKEYDGIFTEAFLYIGRGRLFGEIPFPIIIFAACAIALWVVLEKTRWGRQLYAVGGNLEAARLAGIRVDRVRMIAYIVSGVLASLGGIILAARIGEGDVGAGSPFLLDAVAAALVGYAVLAVNRPNILGTTIGAVFLGIMLNGLTIKNFPYYTQDFVKGVVLMVALLLTFGVRRLR; this is encoded by the coding sequence ATGAGCACGACAGAGCAACCCGCACCCATCCAGGTCGGCGCCTCCCAGGGGCTCGAACGGCACATCCTCCGCTACGGCCTGCTCGCGCTGTTCGCCGGCGTGACGCTGTACTTCGCGTTGTCGGAGCCGAGCTTCCGCTCCTTCAACAACATCGTCTCGATCCTGCAGTCGGTCTCGACCGTCGGCATCATCGGCCTCGGCGTGACCGTGTCGATGGTGGTCGGCGGGTTCGACCTCTCGATCGGGGCCAACGCGGGCTTCACCGTGATGCTGTGCGCGATCTGCCTGGTGATGTTCGCGTGGCCGACGGTCGCGGTCGTGCCGGTCGCGCTGCTCGGCGGGCTGCTGATCGGCGCGCTCAACGGCGCGCTGATCGTCCGCCTGAAGGTGCCGGACCTGCTGGCCACGCTCGGCATGCTGTTCGTGCTCCAGGGCGTGCAGCTGCTGCCGTCGCAGGGCCAGTCGATCTCGTCCGGCCTCGTGCTCGACGGCAAGGAGTACGACGGCATCTTCACCGAGGCCTTCCTCTACATCGGGCGCGGCCGCCTGTTCGGCGAGATCCCGTTCCCGATCATCATCTTCGCGGCGTGCGCGATCGCGCTCTGGGTCGTGCTGGAGAAGACGCGCTGGGGCCGCCAGCTGTACGCCGTCGGCGGCAACCTCGAGGCGGCCCGGCTGGCCGGCATCCGCGTCGACCGCGTGCGGATGATCGCCTACATCGTCAGCGGCGTGCTCGCGTCGCTCGGCGGCATCATCCTCGCCGCGCGCATCGGCGAGGGCGACGTCGGCGCGGGCAGCCCGTTCCTGCTCGACGCGGTGGCGGCGGCGCTCGTCGGGTACGCCGTGCTTGCGGTCAACCGGCCGAACATCCTCGGCACCACGATCGGCGCCGTGTTCCTCGGGATCATGCTCAACGGGCTCACGATCAAGAACTTCCCGTACTACACGCAGGACTTCGTCAAGGGGGTCGTCCTCATGGTCGCGCTGCTGCTCACGTTCGGCGTGCGGAGGCTTCGATGA